From a single Eleginops maclovinus isolate JMC-PN-2008 ecotype Puerto Natales chromosome 2, JC_Emac_rtc_rv5, whole genome shotgun sequence genomic region:
- the si:ch211-284k5.2 gene encoding uncharacterized protein CFAP97D2, producing the protein MHRSYQPLNPVTNRYLQQRWDQNHYQDHRKKVNSSLPVVDNKGVKTPAHIQLKLKKLQLQDERLSVIDRDNRLLASKLAHIVCSKGLVDHQNQYHLRSLNADRRREELLLIARQNQAIYQRITSRQSEYRRPLWLDDWERAERRRDDISRYPGGLVEKHRSSRKVKFAAEGERVASCSITDTERET; encoded by the exons ATGCACAGATCCTACCAGCCGCTGAATCCCGTCACCAACCGGTACCTGCAGCAGAGATGGGACCAGAACCACTACCAGGACCACCGCAAGAAG gtgaaCTCCTCCCTGCCAGTAGTGGACAACAAGGGGGTGAAGACACCTGCTCACATCCAGCTGAAACTGAAGAAactacag CTGCAGGACGAGCGCCTGTCCGTCATCGACAGAGATAACCGACTGCTGGCCTCCAAACTGGCCCACATCGTCTGCTCTAAAGGTCTGGTGGACCATCAGAACCAGTACCACCTGAGGAG TCTGAACGCTGATAGGAGGAGGGAGGAGCTTCTTCTAATTGCCCGTCAGAATCAGGCCATCTATCAGCGAATCACGAGCCGGCAGTCGGAGTACCGCCGCCCGCTGTGGTTGGACGACTGGGAGAGGGCGGAGCGTCGCCGCGATGACATCTCACGATACCCCGGAGGACTCGTCGAGAAACAC aggtCAAGTAGGAAGGTCAAGTTTGCAGCAGAGGGCGAGCGAGTGGCGAGCTGCAGCATCacggacacagagagagaaacctGA